One Caldalkalibacillus uzonensis genomic window, TGGTCACAAGGAAAATATATTGGCCTTGGTTTGGCTTGCATCGTAGAACCCTCAGGTTCAAATATGGGTTATGTCACGATTGCCCAAACAGCGGAGGAGCGGACCAAAGGGTTACCAAAGTCAGGATGTGCAGAAGGGGCCACAGTTGCAATTGATCCCATGGGGGGAATCAGTGTGAGAATAAGCACTACTCCGACTGGCCAAGGCCATGAAACGGTAGCGGCACAAATCGTGGCTGATGTTTTGGGCGTTGATCCAGAGTCTGTGCGGGTAGTGGCCGAAATGGATACCGTGACGAGCCCGTGGACGGTTGCTTCCGGAAGTTATTCCAGCCGTTTTGGCCCCATCGGCTCCAGTGTGGTTTTTCAAGCGGCTCAAAAAGTTCGTCAGAAACTGTTAAATATTGCTCAAAGTCTGCTAAAAGTGCCAGTCCGTGAGCTGACCATGGAAAACGGCAAAGTATTTGCCAAAAACCGGCCCGAGCTGCAAATTTCGTTGAAACGGCTGATTGGTTCTGCCCATTGGAATCCTGAAGGATCATTGAATGGACTTGAACCGGGTATTCACGAAACGGCGTTTTTCTCAATATCCACAGCCTTACCGCCGGATGAGCATGATCTGGTGAATGGCTCTGTTACTTATGGATTTGTGGCAGATGCTGTCACTGTGGAAGTGGATATTGAAACGGGTGAAATTAAGATATTGGATTATATTACAGTTCATGACGCAGGGAAAAGGCTCAATCCATTGATTGTGGATGGACAAATCTACGGGGGTTTGGCTCATGGATTGGGCGGTGCAATGTATGAAGAACTGGTCTATGACCGCCAGGGACAAATGTTAACTGGAAGTTTTATGGACTATTTGTGCCCCACGGCAACAGAGATGCCCGACGTGACAATTAAACATTTGGAAACACCTTCGCCATTAACGCCATTGGGAGCAAAGGGATTGGGAGAGGGAAATACCATGAGTACCCCTGTGGCTATTGCCAATGCTGTCACAGATGCGTTAAAGCCACTTGGAATTGTCATTGACAGATTGCCATTGTCTCCAAATTATATATGGTCTAAAGTCCGGCAATCAAAAAGTAAACTAAAAGCTTAACTGACCTTGATGGGCAACAATTCACATCCAATTATAAGGAGGAGTAAAGTATGAATGGAAACGGCAAGATTGAACTGCCAGGGAACATTGAGCATGTTTTTAATAAACTGTTGGATCCTGAAGTTCTGCAAAATTGCATCATGGGTTGTAAGCATTTAGAACAAATCGATGAGTCAACTTATAAGGCAGAGCTATCTGTTGGTATTGCTGCGGTCAAGGGAAAGTATGATGCAACCATCATATTAAAAGATGTAGAACAACCAAATCATTACAAGTTAGTTGTCAAAGGAGAAGGCAGTCCAGGTTTTGTGAATGCGGAAGGTGCAATTAACTTAACAGCAATGGATGATCAGAATACCTTGTTGAAGTACTCGTATACGGCTAATGTGGGTGGCAAAGTGGCATCAATTGGACAAC contains:
- a CDS encoding SRPBCC family protein; translated protein: MNGNGKIELPGNIEHVFNKLLDPEVLQNCIMGCKHLEQIDESTYKAELSVGIAAVKGKYDATIILKDVEQPNHYKLVVKGEGSPGFVNAEGAINLTAMDDQNTLLKYSYTANVGGKVASIGQRMLGGVAKLIISDFFKRAKKELSKIHHSA